In one window of Calypte anna isolate BGI_N300 chromosome 1, bCalAnn1_v1.p, whole genome shotgun sequence DNA:
- the TRIOBP gene encoding TRIO and F-actin-binding protein isoform X2 — MTPDLLNFKKGWMSILDESGEWKKHWFVLTDSSLKYYRDSNAEEADDLDGEIDLRSCTDVTEFAVQRNYGFQIHTKDAVFTLSAMTSGIRRNWIEALRKNVRPVSAPDITKLSDCNKENSICNCVPQKGSLRTEEQQRSGSEGNSKGSSWKADGQRHAFDYVELSPLPQDPGNQGSLQRTKGSLKISDRTPKHEELERDLAVRSEERRKWFETPDGRVPNSDGPTGDFSRKVREQDLPTPPLSEDQQIRLNEEIEKKWLELERLPLKDSRRVPLTTLLNQSKGGQGDTNEALKKEVQSLRAQLESCRAQNESLQEVTKSQGDGHVPRGYISQEACERSLAEMESSHQQVMEELQRHHQRELERLRQEKDRLLAEEAAATAAAIEAMKKAHREEMNKELGRSRSFQQCSSIPDAVQKQHQLDIDSLKRELQVLSEQYSQKCLEIGELTQKAEEREQTLLHCQQEGKELLRKNQELQTRLSDEIGKLRSFISSRSSGDRSAHSNERSSCELEMLLRVKENELQYLKKEVQCLREELQMVQKDKRFASGKYQDVYAELNHIKVRSEREIEQLKEHLRLAMAALQEKESLCNSVGK; from the exons ATGACG CCAGATCTCCTCAATTTCAAGAAGGGATGGATGTCTATTCTGGATGAGTCAGGAGAG TGGAAGAAACACTGGTTTGTGCTGACTGACTCGAGCCTGAAGTATTACCGGGACTCGAACGCGGAGGAG GCTGATGACCTCGATGGGGAAATTGACCTCCGCTCCTGCACAGACGTGACGGAGTTCGCAGTGCAGCGCAACTATGGCTTCCAGATACAC ACGAAGGATGCTGTCTTTACCCTGTCGGCGATGACCTCGGGCATTCGGCGCAACTGGATCGAGGCACTGAGGAAGAATGTGCGCCCAGTCAGTGCTCCAGACATCACCAA GCTCTCAGACTGCAATAAGGAGAACTCCATCTGCAACTGTGTCCCCCAGAAGGGCTCACTCCggacagaggagcagcagcGGTCGGGCTCCGAGGGGAACTCAAAGGGCAGTTCCTGGAAGGCAGATGGGCAGCGCCATGCCTTTGACTATGTGGAGCTGTCTCCCTTGCCTCAAGACCCTGGGAATCAGGGGTCCCTGCAGAGGACGAAAGGGAGCTTGAAGATCTCTGACCGAACTCCCAAGCATGAGGAACTGGAGCGGGATCTGGCCGTCCGTTCGGAGGAGAGACGGAAATGGTTTGAGACCCCCGATGGCAGGGTCCCAAACAGCGATGGCCCAACGGGAGACTTTTCCCGCAAGGTGAGGGAGCAGGACCTCCCCACTCCCCCACTTTCGGAGGACCAGCAGATTCGGCTGAATGAGGAGATAGAGAAGAAGTGGCTGGAGCTGGAACGCCTGCCCTTGAAGGACTCGCGGCGAGTGCCCTTGACAACGCTGCTGAACCAGAGCAAAGGGGGCCAGGGAGACACCAATGAGGCGCTGAAAAAGGAG GTTCAGTCACTGAGGGCACAGCTGGAGTCCTGCCGGGCCCAAAATGAGAGCCTTCAGGAAGTGACAAAATCCCAGGGAGATGGACATGTGCCCCGGGGATACATCTCGCAG GAGGCCTGTGAGCGCAGCCTGGCTGAGATGGAGTCATCCCACCAGCAAGTGATGGAGGAGCTCCAGAGGCACCACCAGCGGGAGCTGGAGCGGCTGCGGCAGGAGAAGGACCGGCTCctggcagaggaggctgcagcaacagcagcag CCATTGAGGCAATGAAGAAAGCCCACCGGGAGGAGATGAATAAGGAGCTGGGCAGGTCACGAAGCTTCCAGCAGTGCAGCTCAATCCCTGATGCCGTCCAGAAGCAGCACCA GTTGGACATCGATTCCCTGAAGCGGGAGCTGCAGGTGCTTTCTGAACAGTACTCCCAAAAGTGCCTGGAAATTGGAGAGCTCACCCAGAAGGCAGAGGAGCGGGAGCAGACACTGCTACACTGtcagcaggaggggaaggagctcCTCCGGAAAAACCAG GAGCTGCAGACCCGCCTCTCGGATGAGATCGGGAAGCTGCGGAGCTTTATTTCATCCCGGAGCTCTGGGGACCGCTCAGCACACAGCAACGAGCGAAGCTCCTGTGAGCTGGAG ATGCTGCTGCGGGTGAAGGAAAACGAGCTCCAGTACCTAAAGAAAGAAGTGCAGTGCCTCCGGGAGGAGCTGCAGATGGTGCAAAAG GATAAGAGATTTGCCTCAGGGAAATACCAAGATGTCTATGCAGAGCTGAATCATATTAAGGTGCGCTCAGAGCGAGAGAttgagcagctgaaggagcacCTGCGCCTGGccatggcagctctgcaggagaagGAGTCACTATGCAACAGTGTTGGCAAGTAA
- the TRIOBP gene encoding TRIO and F-actin-binding protein isoform X3 — MTPDLLNFKKGWMSILDESGEWKKHWFVLTDSSLKYYRDSNAEEADDLDGEIDLRSCTDVTEFAVQRNYGFQIHTKDAVFTLSAMTSGIRRNWIEALRKNVRPVSAPDITKLSDCNKENSICNCVPQKGSLRTEEQQRSGSEGNSKGSSWKADGQRHAFDYVELSPLPQDPGNQGSLQRTKGSLKISDRTPKHEELERDLAVRSEERRKWFETPDGRVPNSDGPTGDFSRKVREQDLPTPPLSEDQQIRLNEEIEKKWLELERLPLKDSRRVPLTTLLNQSKGGQGDTNEALKKEVQSLRAQLESCRAQNESLQEVTKSQGDGHVPRGYISQEACERSLAEMESSHQQVMEELQRHHQRELERLRQEKDRLLAEEAAATAAAIEAMKKAHREEMNKELGRSRSFQQCSSIPDAVQKQHQLDIDSLKRELQVLSEQYSQKCLEIGELTQKAEEREQTLLHCQQEGKELLRKNQELQTRLSDEIGKLRSFISSRSSGDRSAHSNERSSCELEDKRFASGKYQDVYAELNHIKVRSEREIEQLKEHLRLAMAALQEKESLCNSVGK, encoded by the exons ATGACG CCAGATCTCCTCAATTTCAAGAAGGGATGGATGTCTATTCTGGATGAGTCAGGAGAG TGGAAGAAACACTGGTTTGTGCTGACTGACTCGAGCCTGAAGTATTACCGGGACTCGAACGCGGAGGAG GCTGATGACCTCGATGGGGAAATTGACCTCCGCTCCTGCACAGACGTGACGGAGTTCGCAGTGCAGCGCAACTATGGCTTCCAGATACAC ACGAAGGATGCTGTCTTTACCCTGTCGGCGATGACCTCGGGCATTCGGCGCAACTGGATCGAGGCACTGAGGAAGAATGTGCGCCCAGTCAGTGCTCCAGACATCACCAA GCTCTCAGACTGCAATAAGGAGAACTCCATCTGCAACTGTGTCCCCCAGAAGGGCTCACTCCggacagaggagcagcagcGGTCGGGCTCCGAGGGGAACTCAAAGGGCAGTTCCTGGAAGGCAGATGGGCAGCGCCATGCCTTTGACTATGTGGAGCTGTCTCCCTTGCCTCAAGACCCTGGGAATCAGGGGTCCCTGCAGAGGACGAAAGGGAGCTTGAAGATCTCTGACCGAACTCCCAAGCATGAGGAACTGGAGCGGGATCTGGCCGTCCGTTCGGAGGAGAGACGGAAATGGTTTGAGACCCCCGATGGCAGGGTCCCAAACAGCGATGGCCCAACGGGAGACTTTTCCCGCAAGGTGAGGGAGCAGGACCTCCCCACTCCCCCACTTTCGGAGGACCAGCAGATTCGGCTGAATGAGGAGATAGAGAAGAAGTGGCTGGAGCTGGAACGCCTGCCCTTGAAGGACTCGCGGCGAGTGCCCTTGACAACGCTGCTGAACCAGAGCAAAGGGGGCCAGGGAGACACCAATGAGGCGCTGAAAAAGGAG GTTCAGTCACTGAGGGCACAGCTGGAGTCCTGCCGGGCCCAAAATGAGAGCCTTCAGGAAGTGACAAAATCCCAGGGAGATGGACATGTGCCCCGGGGATACATCTCGCAG GAGGCCTGTGAGCGCAGCCTGGCTGAGATGGAGTCATCCCACCAGCAAGTGATGGAGGAGCTCCAGAGGCACCACCAGCGGGAGCTGGAGCGGCTGCGGCAGGAGAAGGACCGGCTCctggcagaggaggctgcagcaacagcagcag CCATTGAGGCAATGAAGAAAGCCCACCGGGAGGAGATGAATAAGGAGCTGGGCAGGTCACGAAGCTTCCAGCAGTGCAGCTCAATCCCTGATGCCGTCCAGAAGCAGCACCA GTTGGACATCGATTCCCTGAAGCGGGAGCTGCAGGTGCTTTCTGAACAGTACTCCCAAAAGTGCCTGGAAATTGGAGAGCTCACCCAGAAGGCAGAGGAGCGGGAGCAGACACTGCTACACTGtcagcaggaggggaaggagctcCTCCGGAAAAACCAG GAGCTGCAGACCCGCCTCTCGGATGAGATCGGGAAGCTGCGGAGCTTTATTTCATCCCGGAGCTCTGGGGACCGCTCAGCACACAGCAACGAGCGAAGCTCCTGTGAGCTGGAG GATAAGAGATTTGCCTCAGGGAAATACCAAGATGTCTATGCAGAGCTGAATCATATTAAGGTGCGCTCAGAGCGAGAGAttgagcagctgaaggagcacCTGCGCCTGGccatggcagctctgcaggagaagGAGTCACTATGCAACAGTGTTGGCAAGTAA
- the TRIOBP gene encoding TRIO and F-actin-binding protein isoform X1 — protein MTPDLLNFKKGWMSILDESGEWKKHWFVLTDSSLKYYRDSNAEEADDLDGEIDLRSCTDVTEFAVQRNYGFQIHTKDAVFTLSAMTSGIRRNWIEALRKNVRPVSAPDITKLSDCNKENSICNCVPQKGSLRTEEQQRSGSEGNSKGSSWKADGQRHAFDYVELSPLPQDPGNQGSLQRTKGSLKISDRTPKHEELERDLAVRSEERRKWFETPDGRVPNSDGPTGDFSRKVREQDLPTPPLSEDQQIRLNEEIEKKWLELERLPLKDSRRVPLTTLLNQSKGGQGDTNEALKKEVQSLRAQLESCRAQNESLQEVTKSQGDGHVPRGYISQEACERSLAEMESSHQQVMEELQRHHQRELERLRQEKDRLLAEEAAATAAAIEAMKKAHREEMNKELGRSRSFQQCSSIPDAVQKQHQLDIDSLKRELQQQQRSGSCRGSPPLLSPASPHPGGWGPILTLRDKRGVEEASTMTDSPAPASSPPAKPKRPKARRTASHPTYSDMIAAAIRAEKSRGGSSRQSIQKYVKSHYKVGRNADAQIRLAIRRLLATGVLKQTKGVGASGSFRLAKAIKRKRSPSKKRKKGARKSTSPRKAARTRRARSPAKKPKSAAKKARKKSKRSPKKAKKPKTVKAKSLRKPKKAKRSKPRAKSGARKSPKKK, from the exons ATGACG CCAGATCTCCTCAATTTCAAGAAGGGATGGATGTCTATTCTGGATGAGTCAGGAGAG TGGAAGAAACACTGGTTTGTGCTGACTGACTCGAGCCTGAAGTATTACCGGGACTCGAACGCGGAGGAG GCTGATGACCTCGATGGGGAAATTGACCTCCGCTCCTGCACAGACGTGACGGAGTTCGCAGTGCAGCGCAACTATGGCTTCCAGATACAC ACGAAGGATGCTGTCTTTACCCTGTCGGCGATGACCTCGGGCATTCGGCGCAACTGGATCGAGGCACTGAGGAAGAATGTGCGCCCAGTCAGTGCTCCAGACATCACCAA GCTCTCAGACTGCAATAAGGAGAACTCCATCTGCAACTGTGTCCCCCAGAAGGGCTCACTCCggacagaggagcagcagcGGTCGGGCTCCGAGGGGAACTCAAAGGGCAGTTCCTGGAAGGCAGATGGGCAGCGCCATGCCTTTGACTATGTGGAGCTGTCTCCCTTGCCTCAAGACCCTGGGAATCAGGGGTCCCTGCAGAGGACGAAAGGGAGCTTGAAGATCTCTGACCGAACTCCCAAGCATGAGGAACTGGAGCGGGATCTGGCCGTCCGTTCGGAGGAGAGACGGAAATGGTTTGAGACCCCCGATGGCAGGGTCCCAAACAGCGATGGCCCAACGGGAGACTTTTCCCGCAAGGTGAGGGAGCAGGACCTCCCCACTCCCCCACTTTCGGAGGACCAGCAGATTCGGCTGAATGAGGAGATAGAGAAGAAGTGGCTGGAGCTGGAACGCCTGCCCTTGAAGGACTCGCGGCGAGTGCCCTTGACAACGCTGCTGAACCAGAGCAAAGGGGGCCAGGGAGACACCAATGAGGCGCTGAAAAAGGAG GTTCAGTCACTGAGGGCACAGCTGGAGTCCTGCCGGGCCCAAAATGAGAGCCTTCAGGAAGTGACAAAATCCCAGGGAGATGGACATGTGCCCCGGGGATACATCTCGCAG GAGGCCTGTGAGCGCAGCCTGGCTGAGATGGAGTCATCCCACCAGCAAGTGATGGAGGAGCTCCAGAGGCACCACCAGCGGGAGCTGGAGCGGCTGCGGCAGGAGAAGGACCGGCTCctggcagaggaggctgcagcaacagcagcag CCATTGAGGCAATGAAGAAAGCCCACCGGGAGGAGATGAATAAGGAGCTGGGCAGGTCACGAAGCTTCCAGCAGTGCAGCTCAATCCCTGATGCCGTCCAGAAGCAGCACCA GTTGGACATCGATTCCCTGAAGCGGGAGCTGCAG cagcagcagcgctCCGGTTCCTGCCGTGGTTCCCCACcgctcctctccccagcctctccccacCCCGGGGGCTGGGGTCCCATCTTGACCCTAAGGGATAAGCGAGGCGTCGAAGAAGCGTCCACCATGACGGACAGCCCGGCTCCAGCCTCATCTCCGCCGGCCAAACCCAAGCGGCCCAAGGCGCGGCGTACGGCGTCCCACCCAACCTACTCGGACATGATCGCGGCTGCCATCCGGGCCGAGAAGAGTCGCGGCGGCTCCTCGCGTCAGTCCATCCAGAAGTACGTGAAGAGTCACTACAAGGTGGGCCGGAACGCCGACGCACAGATCAGGCTCGCCATCCGACGCCTGCTTGCCACCGGTGTCCTCAAGCAGACCAAAGGGGTCGGCGCCTCTGGCTCTTTCCGCCTGGCCAAGGCCATCAAGAGGAAGAGGTCTCCGtccaagaagaggaagaagggggcACGGAAATCCACATCACCCCGGAAAGCGGCGAGGACCAGGAGAGCCAGGTCACCGGCAAAGAAGCCCAAATCTGCCGCCAAGAAAGCCAGGAAGAAGTCAAAGCGCAGCCCGAAGAAAGCCAAGAAGCCAAAGACTGTTAAGGCCAAGTCGCTGAGGAAGCCCAAGAAGGCAAAGCGGTCAAAACCCAGAGCCAAGTCCGGCGCCCGAAAATCACCCAAGAAGAAGTGA